The following are encoded together in the Tepidiforma bonchosmolovskayae genome:
- a CDS encoding TolB-like translocation protein translates to MLAVLAVVAGIAAWVASSSSPVSTDGPAAPAIPASEIRTVAYLEPDSARRVDNLRVRGLSRGAPARTIASFPYTFTGLHARGAASPTGDRMAVLAVDGTRGSAATLSLVSLDGTVRVVEGGFEYLSPLAWSRDGSKLAVTASGEPGVLRVLEIDADALALSEAARFTAAFQVVPLGYSLDGGRLYIVVVDQSGSSLWMARGGTVERVAELSPGRTRDWSLSPDGSRVAFVDILSASSRSYVGKTLTIATGAVTALPSGRNQVGAAWQPGNPLPVFGGPGGSLQLADPNPSAAWVIPHAWAPLGDYVVVSTVGAGTDPSARPEAALWIASPASRELLTDVPAASFVGWVRGE, encoded by the coding sequence GTGCTCGCCGTGCTCGCGGTGGTCGCGGGCATCGCCGCATGGGTGGCGTCGTCATCCTCCCCGGTTTCTACCGATGGGCCGGCGGCGCCGGCCATCCCTGCCTCGGAAATCCGGACCGTTGCCTACCTCGAGCCCGACTCCGCCCGGCGGGTCGACAACCTCCGCGTACGCGGGCTGTCCCGCGGTGCGCCTGCCCGCACCATCGCCTCCTTCCCGTACACATTCACCGGGCTGCACGCCCGCGGCGCGGCATCGCCAACGGGCGACCGGATGGCCGTCCTCGCCGTCGACGGCACGCGCGGCAGCGCCGCCACACTCTCGCTGGTCAGCCTCGATGGCACCGTCCGGGTCGTCGAAGGCGGGTTCGAGTACCTCTCGCCGCTGGCCTGGTCTCGCGACGGTTCGAAGCTCGCGGTCACAGCGAGCGGAGAGCCCGGTGTTCTCCGGGTCCTGGAGATTGACGCCGACGCGCTGGCCCTGTCCGAAGCAGCCCGCTTCACCGCGGCTTTCCAGGTCGTCCCGCTCGGCTACAGCCTCGATGGTGGCCGGCTGTATATCGTGGTCGTCGACCAGTCCGGATCGAGCCTCTGGATGGCGCGTGGCGGCACTGTCGAACGGGTCGCCGAGCTCTCGCCCGGCCGCACGCGTGACTGGTCCCTGAGCCCCGACGGCTCACGCGTCGCGTTCGTGGATATCCTCAGCGCATCTTCCCGCAGCTACGTGGGCAAGACCCTGACCATTGCAACCGGTGCCGTGACCGCCCTCCCATCCGGCCGCAACCAGGTCGGGGCAGCATGGCAGCCCGGCAATCCGCTCCCTGTGTTCGGAGGACCCGGCGGCTCACTCCAGCTCGCAGACCCGAACCCATCGGCAGCCTGGGTCATTCCCCACGCCTGGGCCCCGCTGGGTGATTACGTCGTCGTCTCCACCGTCGGGGCGGGCACCGACCCGTCCGCCCGCCCCGAGGCAGCGCTCTGGATTGCCTCGCCGGCCTCCCGGGAGCTGCTCACCGACGTTCCGGCGGCCTCGTTCGTCGGCTGGGTGAGGGGCGAGTAA
- a CDS encoding site-2 protease family protein produces the protein MIWYLNALQDNPAVFAVYLAAWLVAIVTGLAFHEFCHAWTAYQLGDDTARRNGRLTLNPLAHLDPVGSTLLLLFGFGWAKPTPVNPWRLRTGPRQGFALVAFAGPASNFFFAALAAIPIRLGVVQTSFPTIEAVIRRGSGEDYLWLFLSFIITLNVLLGIFNLIPISPLDGFKVVTGIAPREVARALEQLAPWGPGILMTLIAIGFLTGFSPLGWLIGLVYDDVLRVIVGT, from the coding sequence ATGATTTGGTATCTCAACGCGCTCCAGGACAACCCTGCCGTCTTCGCTGTCTACCTTGCAGCCTGGCTTGTGGCGATTGTCACCGGGCTGGCGTTCCACGAGTTCTGTCACGCCTGGACCGCCTATCAGCTCGGCGACGACACCGCCCGGCGGAACGGGCGGCTGACCCTCAACCCGCTCGCGCACCTCGACCCGGTGGGCTCGACGCTGCTGCTCCTCTTCGGCTTCGGCTGGGCGAAGCCGACGCCGGTCAACCCGTGGCGGCTGCGAACCGGACCCCGGCAGGGCTTCGCGCTCGTCGCGTTCGCCGGGCCGGCGTCGAACTTCTTTTTCGCCGCGCTCGCCGCCATTCCCATCCGGCTCGGGGTCGTCCAAACCTCGTTCCCGACCATCGAAGCCGTCATCCGGCGGGGCTCCGGCGAGGACTACCTCTGGCTGTTCCTCTCGTTCATCATCACGCTCAACGTGCTCCTGGGGATATTCAACCTCATCCCCATTTCGCCGCTCGACGGGTTCAAGGTCGTGACCGGGATCGCGCCCCGGGAGGTCGCCCGGGCGCTCGAGCAGCTCGCCCCGTGGGGGCCGGGCATCCTGATGACCCTCATTGCCATCGGCTTCCTGACGGGCTTCAGCCCGCTCGGCTGGCTGATCGGGCTCGTGTACGACGACGTCTTGCGGGTGATTGTCGGTACCTGA
- a CDS encoding prephenate dehydrogenase, with protein sequence MAENRIAIIGTGLIGASIGLGLAARPNRNYEIVGVDRDRTHARAAKKLGALDREVGSLEEAVERAGMVIIATPVVAARRILEDVGRYLVPGAVVTDVCSTKAEVMRWAAEYLPENVHFVGGHPMAGREKSGPEAASASLFEGATWAVTPSPRADERAVQAVLGLIEALGAIPLYIDPAEHDQYAAAVSHVPLLASVALFRMVRDSQGWEDAALLAGPGFRDVTRLASGDPTMARDIMLTNREAVIHWIGRLQQELSTIRAALEAGPEPIYDLFKSTQLDRDTFIQNPPQRRRPEGIEPPSARDAIGRMFVGGLYDRIKETTERLPTAPRDDADLKRKLGIEDDRL encoded by the coding sequence ATGGCAGAGAATCGCATCGCCATCATCGGCACCGGTCTCATCGGCGCCTCGATCGGGCTGGGCCTTGCCGCCCGCCCGAACCGCAACTACGAAATTGTCGGCGTCGACCGCGACCGCACGCATGCCCGCGCGGCGAAGAAGCTCGGCGCCCTGGACCGCGAGGTCGGGTCGCTGGAGGAGGCGGTGGAGCGGGCCGGGATGGTCATCATCGCGACGCCGGTCGTGGCGGCGCGGCGCATCCTGGAGGACGTGGGGCGCTATCTTGTGCCCGGCGCCGTGGTGACCGACGTGTGCAGCACCAAGGCCGAAGTGATGCGCTGGGCAGCCGAATACCTCCCGGAGAACGTCCACTTCGTCGGCGGCCACCCTATGGCCGGCCGCGAGAAGAGCGGTCCGGAAGCCGCGTCGGCCTCACTGTTCGAAGGCGCGACGTGGGCCGTCACGCCGTCCCCGCGGGCCGATGAACGCGCGGTCCAGGCTGTCCTGGGGCTGATTGAAGCGCTGGGGGCAATCCCGCTCTACATCGACCCGGCAGAGCACGACCAGTACGCCGCCGCGGTGAGCCATGTTCCGCTTTTGGCTTCGGTCGCGCTCTTCCGCATGGTGCGCGACAGCCAGGGCTGGGAGGATGCCGCGCTCCTTGCAGGCCCCGGCTTCCGGGATGTCACCCGGCTCGCGAGCGGCGACCCGACCATGGCGCGCGACATCATGCTCACGAACCGCGAGGCCGTGATTCACTGGATCGGCCGGCTGCAGCAGGAGCTTTCGACCATTAGGGCGGCACTCGAGGCCGGCCCTGAGCCGATCTACGACCTGTTCAAGTCGACGCAGCTGGACCGAGACACGTTTATCCAGAATCCGCCGCAGCGGCGCCGGCCCGAGGGGATCGAACCGCCTTCGGCCCGCGATGCCATCGGCCGGATGTTCGTGGGAGGGCTCTACGACAGGATCAAGGAGACCACCGAGCGGCTGCCCACGGCACCGCGCGACGATGCTGACCTGAAACGCAAGCTCGGCATTGAGGATGACCGGCTGTGA
- the aroA gene encoding 3-phosphoshikimate 1-carboxyvinyltransferase translates to MKVSRPARIRATIHVPPDKSISHRALIFNAVATGRATVEHILDSDDVRSTARCLAALGVPIDWPEGSAVAHVTGQGLHGLFEAEDVLDCGNSGTTMRLLLGLLAGHPILSVLTGDRSLRSRPMARVIQPLRTMGAHLAARRGDTLAPVVIKGGSLRGIAYQSPVASAQVKSAILLAGLYAEGETAVAEPSRSRDHTERLLTAMGAPLTSDGLTVRVRPADRLSAVSVRVPGDISSAAPWMVLGVCHPDAEIVLEGVNVNPTRTGILDILRAMGADLELVEERTSGGEPVADIVVRSSQLRATSVGGELVPRAIDELPLVALAACFAEGTTVVRDATELRVKESDRVRTVVEALGRLGAAIREREDGFEVDGPVRLRGARVHAHGDHRIGMLGAIAGCLAEGETEVLDDAVGVSYRAFWDDLRAATSGEAMAR, encoded by the coding sequence GTGAAGGTGAGCCGGCCGGCCCGCATCAGGGCCACCATTCACGTCCCGCCGGATAAATCGATCTCGCACCGGGCGCTAATCTTCAATGCGGTTGCGACCGGGCGGGCGACGGTTGAGCACATCCTCGACTCGGATGATGTGCGCTCAACGGCGCGCTGCCTTGCGGCCCTCGGCGTGCCGATTGACTGGCCGGAGGGCTCCGCGGTAGCACATGTGACCGGGCAGGGGCTGCACGGGCTCTTCGAAGCCGAGGACGTACTGGACTGCGGCAACAGCGGCACGACGATGCGCCTGCTGCTCGGCCTGCTCGCCGGGCACCCGATCCTTTCGGTCCTCACGGGGGACAGGTCGCTCCGGTCCCGGCCGATGGCGCGGGTCATCCAGCCGCTGCGAACGATGGGTGCGCACCTTGCAGCCCGGCGCGGGGACACGCTCGCCCCGGTAGTCATCAAAGGCGGCAGTCTCCGCGGCATTGCATACCAGTCCCCGGTCGCCAGCGCGCAGGTGAAATCCGCCATTCTGCTCGCCGGCCTCTACGCGGAAGGGGAAACCGCAGTCGCCGAGCCCAGCCGCTCGCGCGACCACACCGAACGGCTGCTCACCGCGATGGGTGCGCCCCTGACGAGCGACGGGCTGACGGTCCGGGTGCGGCCGGCAGACCGGCTCAGCGCCGTCTCGGTCCGGGTGCCCGGGGACATCTCCAGCGCTGCGCCATGGATGGTGCTGGGCGTGTGCCACCCGGATGCCGAAATCGTGCTGGAAGGCGTCAACGTCAACCCGACGCGGACCGGCATCCTCGACATCCTGCGGGCGATGGGCGCCGATCTCGAACTGGTCGAGGAGCGGACCTCCGGCGGCGAGCCGGTCGCCGACATCGTCGTGCGCTCGAGCCAGCTCCGCGCGACCTCCGTCGGCGGCGAGCTGGTCCCGCGGGCAATCGACGAGCTTCCGCTCGTGGCGCTGGCGGCCTGCTTCGCCGAAGGCACGACCGTCGTGCGGGATGCGACAGAACTCCGGGTCAAGGAATCCGATCGCGTCAGGACCGTGGTCGAAGCGCTCGGGCGCCTCGGCGCGGCAATCCGGGAGCGCGAGGACGGCTTCGAAGTCGATGGCCCGGTCCGGCTCCGCGGAGCCCGCGTCCACGCGCACGGCGACCACCGCATCGGCATGCTGGGCGCCATTGCCGGCTGCCTCGCCGAGGGCGAGACGGAGGTGCTCGACGATGCGGTGGGCGTCTCGTACCGGGCGTTCTGGGACGACCTGCGGGCGGCCACCTCCGGCGAGGCGATGGCGCGGTGA
- the gmk gene encoding guanylate kinase — MSEKPLVVVLHGPSGVGKDSVIAELKKRLGIHRATSSTNRAPRGDERHGVDYYFISDAEFRQKIANGEFAEWAEVYGDLKGLERSEIEGPLAEGRDVIIRTDVQGARTWRKKLEGAVFIFLMAEDREALRAQLVGRGSEDAESLARRIAALEDELDDIENNDYVVINRHGRLEEAVNEIAEIIRREKANPNRPPARLIG, encoded by the coding sequence GTGAGCGAAAAGCCGCTCGTTGTCGTCCTTCACGGCCCTTCCGGCGTCGGCAAGGACTCGGTGATTGCCGAGCTGAAGAAGCGCCTCGGCATCCACCGGGCCACAAGTTCGACCAACCGCGCCCCGCGGGGCGACGAGCGCCACGGCGTGGACTACTACTTCATCAGCGACGCCGAGTTCCGCCAGAAGATTGCGAACGGCGAGTTCGCAGAGTGGGCAGAAGTGTACGGGGACCTGAAGGGGCTGGAGCGGTCAGAAATCGAAGGGCCGCTCGCCGAGGGCCGGGATGTCATTATCCGCACCGACGTCCAGGGCGCGCGGACGTGGCGGAAGAAGCTCGAAGGCGCCGTGTTCATTTTCCTGATGGCGGAGGACCGGGAGGCGCTGCGCGCGCAGCTGGTCGGGCGAGGGAGCGAGGACGCGGAGAGCCTCGCGCGGCGCATCGCAGCGCTTGAGGACGAGCTCGACGACATCGAGAACAACGACTACGTCGTCATCAACCGGCACGGCCGCCTCGAGGAGGCCGTCAACGAGATCGCGGAGATCATCAGGCGGGAGAAGGCGAATCCGAACCGGCCGCCCGCGCGGCTCATCGGCTGA
- a CDS encoding SDR family NAD(P)-dependent oxidoreductase, whose protein sequence is MDPSLAQLFSLDGKVALVTGASSGLGVAFARGLARAGANVVVTARRQELIEQTAAMLRQYGVEAEACPADITDEEQFERLFERTVERFGRLDIMVNNAGYTDRSGLRHDLGSFKRMRSVVELDLLATINGCRLAARQMLAQGTGGVIINISSILGRVGSEFRAASYHAAKGGVDALTRVLALEYAREGIRVNAIAPSYFDGTELMGKVFESTPGTRDQAISRTPMGRLGQPEDLEGAIIYLASDASKFVTGHILYVDGGWTAGGGYHQIAPPWETEPGHQRLG, encoded by the coding sequence ATGGACCCTTCGCTTGCCCAGCTCTTCAGCCTTGACGGCAAAGTTGCCCTCGTGACGGGGGCGTCCAGCGGGCTCGGGGTGGCCTTCGCACGGGGGCTCGCCCGGGCCGGGGCGAACGTGGTCGTCACGGCGCGGCGACAGGAGCTCATCGAACAGACCGCTGCGATGCTGCGGCAATACGGCGTCGAGGCCGAGGCGTGCCCGGCGGACATCACCGACGAGGAGCAGTTCGAGCGGCTGTTCGAACGGACTGTCGAGCGGTTCGGGCGGCTCGACATCATGGTCAACAATGCCGGCTACACCGACCGCTCCGGCCTGCGGCACGACCTCGGCAGCTTCAAGCGGATGCGGTCGGTGGTCGAACTGGACCTGCTGGCGACGATCAACGGCTGCCGGCTTGCGGCCCGGCAGATGCTGGCCCAGGGGACTGGCGGGGTCATCATCAACATCAGCTCAATCCTCGGGCGCGTCGGGAGCGAGTTCCGCGCAGCGTCGTACCACGCAGCGAAAGGCGGGGTCGATGCGCTGACCCGCGTGCTGGCGCTCGAATACGCCCGCGAGGGCATCCGGGTGAACGCCATCGCACCGTCGTACTTCGACGGGACGGAGCTGATGGGCAAGGTCTTCGAATCCACCCCGGGCACGCGAGACCAGGCCATATCGCGGACGCCGATGGGGCGGCTCGGCCAGCCGGAGGACCTCGAGGGCGCGATTATCTACCTTGCTTCAGATGCGTCGAAGTTCGTGACCGGGCACATCCTGTACGTGGACGGCGGCTGGACTGCGGGCGGCGGCTATCACCAGATCGCCCCGCCGTGGGAGACGGAGCCGGGCCACCAGCGGTTGGGGTAG
- a CDS encoding ketopantoate reductase family protein, with product MTRFVVYGAGAVGGTIGARLFEAGHEVVLICRGRHLEAVRSEGLLFRTPEGERRLRIPAAGSPAEVVWRADDVVLLCMKTQDTAAALAELERAAGCRVPVVCAQNGVENERLAARRFTDVYAMLVALPATHLEPGVILASGAPLSGCLHAGRYPRGTDPLIRAVCGALDGAGFRSEAVDDALALKYRKLLLNLGNGLDVILGTSSWGAGGEVGDFLALLRAEGEACYQAAGIRAVSPAEYAERVTRHYRSVPVAGEGRAGSSTLQSVLRGHTVTEVDYLNGEIVLLGALHGVPTPANRLVRELATRIAAAGGDGPHATIGDLRRMLAGG from the coding sequence GTGACCCGCTTCGTCGTCTACGGTGCCGGCGCCGTCGGAGGGACCATCGGCGCCCGCCTGTTCGAAGCCGGACACGAGGTGGTTCTCATCTGCCGGGGCAGGCACCTCGAGGCGGTCCGCTCAGAGGGCCTGCTGTTCCGCACGCCCGAGGGCGAACGGCGGCTGCGTATCCCGGCCGCGGGAAGCCCGGCAGAGGTGGTGTGGCGTGCTGACGACGTCGTCCTCCTCTGCATGAAGACCCAGGACACCGCAGCCGCGCTCGCCGAACTCGAACGAGCGGCCGGCTGCAGGGTTCCGGTGGTCTGTGCGCAGAACGGCGTCGAGAACGAGCGCCTCGCAGCACGCCGGTTTACCGATGTCTACGCAATGCTCGTCGCGCTCCCGGCCACCCACCTCGAGCCGGGGGTCATCCTCGCCTCGGGGGCACCGCTCAGCGGATGCCTCCATGCCGGGCGATACCCGCGCGGCACCGACCCGCTGATTCGCGCTGTTTGCGGCGCGCTCGACGGCGCCGGCTTCCGCAGCGAGGCCGTCGACGATGCCCTGGCCCTCAAGTACCGCAAACTGCTGCTGAACCTGGGCAACGGGCTCGATGTCATCCTCGGGACCAGCTCCTGGGGCGCAGGGGGCGAGGTCGGCGATTTCCTTGCCCTGCTGCGCGCCGAAGGCGAGGCCTGCTACCAGGCCGCCGGGATCCGCGCGGTTTCCCCCGCCGAATACGCCGAGCGTGTCACCCGTCATTACCGCTCGGTACCGGTCGCGGGCGAAGGCCGGGCCGGGAGTTCGACGCTCCAGAGCGTGCTACGGGGACACACCGTCACCGAAGTTGACTACCTTAACGGCGAGATCGTCCTGCTCGGTGCGCTCCATGGCGTCCCGACCCCGGCGAACCGCCTTGTCCGGGAACTCGCGACCCGGATTGCTGCCGCTGGAGGCGACGGCCCGCACGCCACCATCGGCGACCTTCGGCGGATGCTCGCCGGGGGCTAG
- a CDS encoding DUF5317 family protein, with product MKRHAGDVAVLGVAAAIFLAQQLAISYMPLDGAAGAARRLLFLVTTIALAGLALHFRRFLGAWLVAAGILLNVVPMTAHGGAMPIDYAILERSGAFPEVTEADIGRQTNHGKDVVLRRDDIRFFWLSDRYIVDLPIYGTNIYSLGDFVLFAGLGLIVLQAAFEALRPAPVPRPAADLPADHAGGSER from the coding sequence GTGAAACGCCATGCGGGCGATGTTGCTGTCCTGGGGGTCGCTGCAGCCATCTTCCTCGCGCAGCAACTCGCCATCTCGTACATGCCGCTCGACGGCGCCGCCGGAGCCGCCCGGCGGTTGCTCTTCCTCGTCACCACGATCGCCCTTGCTGGTCTTGCGCTTCATTTCCGCCGGTTCCTGGGCGCATGGCTCGTCGCAGCCGGCATTCTGCTGAACGTCGTCCCGATGACCGCCCATGGCGGCGCGATGCCGATCGACTACGCAATCCTCGAGCGGTCTGGAGCCTTCCCCGAGGTCACCGAAGCCGATATCGGCCGGCAGACCAATCACGGGAAAGACGTCGTCCTCAGGCGCGACGATATCCGTTTCTTCTGGCTCTCCGACCGCTACATCGTTGACCTGCCGATCTACGGGACCAACATCTACTCCCTCGGCGACTTCGTTCTCTTCGCCGGGCTCGGCCTCATCGTGCTGCAGGCCGCCTTCGAGGCGCTCCGGCCGGCCCCGGTGCCCCGGCCGGCGGCCGACCTTCCCGCTGACCACGCCGGGGGAAGCGAGCGGTGA
- a CDS encoding tetratricopeptide repeat protein: MTATLTTSTRPRANPGGRIAVPRLPRRLVARPAVVARIHEAIGNGVIAVIAPAGFGKSTAVALALEEVDYEPRWVSLDSTAHAPEALAHQLGCALYRNRLAPPPPTALRLSDLQAYIGAAVHDVSASTPRPLLLVIDNVHELADSHESLQLLGWLIEAMSDGHEVVLVGRELPFLPAINERVATGEVTVIDASVLAFSADEVRAAIEVTGARLDPGQVLEQTGGWPVGVMATLAGDAVSGVSAADFHRYLASEVWARVPADLRQVLHRLALQPSIERSFVEIEFGLRAWRDLVAWLSRRDFLCEHLSPREFRLNPLLRQFIAEDFAAADPDGFQAAMEEVLASLTRMGRYAEAVELARSQGTELQLAGLLARHGHHLIIRGSFSLLKEAFAALGHATLERDPLLQALKARVEAHVGDPEEALRLAALVLGAPDARGAVRIHAHLARLRALRLLGRHEELLAEAEHLRAIDWSGDAALRAEVVFQRAEIELSVTRNFQRAEELLRLAIDEAERHQVSPLDLLARSTLGQALAMHGDAPAAVTMLTRAAQGWRALGRSSNLGWTLNNLGMAHLDAGDFRSAVAVLEEAVAEGIACGNRRNVAYATGSLGDAELALGHFRKAQEHFEEAIRICANEALDETLAALAIGGLSAAYLGQGDLQQADFFARRAMLVALASGNPYEIAYCRLRQAAVDLAAGNAASAVSLAREAAEAFEQMDVAPMAAAGWYRVAMAQFRANRRAEAQESLAKCAEAIRQPWMTQSLIPLVRENPMFAQWAASRPAAGRWFRDILERQSFLVSGDAAEPNAEPGTGRFPRVVARSLGRVAVTVGGRQVSDEQWASVRAKELFFLLLAHRDGIRKEQAVEMLYPELPREKCNSAFHSNLYRVRRALYQDCVVKQDGAYLLNPEGQFEWDVEKFEAAVERAHRAQPGSKERALAFQEALELYEGPFAEVFESEWAAGVRTRLHEAAHASLAALAGYFAARNDFESAVLCLERILRNDRFNEEAAYELARYRSRAGQAVQALHFIDQYAELYEQELGEPLPERFFELRAAIAAGVAV, translated from the coding sequence ATGACGGCAACACTCACGACCTCCACGCGGCCACGGGCAAACCCTGGTGGGCGGATCGCCGTGCCGCGTCTCCCCCGGCGCCTGGTTGCCCGGCCCGCGGTCGTGGCCCGCATCCACGAAGCGATCGGGAACGGCGTGATCGCGGTTATCGCTCCCGCCGGCTTCGGCAAGTCGACTGCCGTGGCCCTCGCGCTCGAAGAAGTCGACTACGAACCGCGGTGGGTGTCGCTCGACAGCACGGCCCACGCGCCCGAGGCGCTCGCCCACCAGCTCGGCTGCGCGCTCTACCGCAACCGGCTTGCTCCCCCTCCGCCGACCGCCCTCCGGCTGAGCGACCTGCAGGCATACATCGGAGCCGCTGTCCACGACGTCTCCGCCTCGACGCCGCGCCCGCTTCTTCTCGTCATCGACAACGTGCACGAACTCGCCGACTCGCACGAGTCCCTCCAGCTCCTCGGCTGGCTGATCGAAGCGATGAGCGACGGACACGAGGTCGTGCTGGTCGGCCGCGAACTCCCGTTCCTCCCGGCCATCAACGAGCGGGTCGCGACTGGCGAGGTGACGGTCATCGATGCCTCCGTACTCGCCTTCTCGGCCGACGAGGTTCGTGCCGCCATCGAGGTGACCGGCGCCCGGTTGGACCCGGGGCAGGTCCTCGAGCAGACCGGGGGCTGGCCGGTCGGCGTCATGGCCACGCTTGCCGGCGATGCCGTCTCGGGGGTTTCCGCCGCCGATTTCCATCGGTACCTCGCCAGCGAAGTCTGGGCCCGCGTCCCCGCCGACCTCCGCCAGGTGCTCCACCGCCTGGCGCTTCAGCCCTCGATTGAGCGCTCCTTCGTCGAAATCGAGTTCGGCCTCCGCGCCTGGCGGGACCTCGTCGCATGGCTGAGCCGGCGCGATTTTCTTTGCGAACACCTCTCGCCCCGTGAGTTCCGCCTGAATCCTCTTCTGCGCCAGTTCATCGCCGAAGATTTTGCTGCGGCCGACCCTGACGGCTTCCAGGCCGCCATGGAAGAGGTGCTTGCCTCCCTCACCAGGATGGGGCGGTACGCCGAGGCAGTGGAGCTGGCCCGGAGCCAGGGCACGGAGCTGCAGCTCGCCGGGCTGCTGGCCCGCCACGGGCACCACCTGATCATTCGCGGCTCCTTCTCCCTCCTGAAGGAGGCGTTCGCGGCCCTGGGACATGCCACGCTCGAGCGGGACCCGCTTCTTCAGGCCCTCAAGGCCCGGGTCGAGGCGCACGTCGGTGACCCTGAGGAGGCCCTCCGCCTTGCGGCCCTGGTCCTGGGTGCCCCCGATGCCCGCGGGGCGGTCCGCATTCATGCGCACCTTGCCCGCCTGCGTGCTCTCCGCCTCCTCGGCCGACACGAGGAGCTGCTTGCCGAGGCCGAACACCTCCGTGCCATCGACTGGTCCGGCGATGCGGCCCTCCGCGCCGAAGTGGTCTTCCAGCGCGCCGAAATCGAGCTGAGCGTCACCCGGAACTTCCAGCGCGCTGAAGAGCTCCTCCGCCTGGCCATCGACGAGGCGGAGCGGCACCAGGTCTCGCCGCTCGACCTGCTCGCCCGTTCGACGCTCGGCCAGGCCCTCGCCATGCACGGCGACGCGCCAGCTGCCGTAACGATGCTCACCCGGGCAGCGCAGGGCTGGCGTGCTCTCGGGCGCTCGTCCAACCTTGGCTGGACCTTGAACAACCTCGGGATGGCACATCTCGACGCCGGCGACTTCCGCAGCGCCGTCGCCGTCCTCGAAGAGGCCGTGGCCGAAGGCATCGCCTGCGGCAACCGCCGGAACGTCGCCTACGCCACCGGCTCCCTCGGCGATGCCGAACTCGCCCTCGGGCACTTCCGGAAGGCTCAGGAGCATTTCGAGGAAGCCATTCGCATCTGCGCGAACGAGGCCCTCGATGAGACCCTCGCGGCCCTCGCGATCGGCGGCCTCTCCGCGGCGTACCTCGGCCAGGGCGACCTCCAGCAGGCCGACTTCTTCGCACGCCGGGCAATGCTCGTGGCGCTTGCTTCGGGCAACCCCTACGAAATCGCGTACTGCCGGCTTCGCCAGGCCGCCGTCGACCTTGCCGCCGGGAATGCCGCCTCAGCGGTCTCGCTCGCCCGTGAAGCCGCCGAGGCGTTCGAGCAGATGGATGTCGCACCGATGGCGGCTGCTGGCTGGTACCGGGTTGCCATGGCCCAGTTCCGCGCGAACCGGCGCGCCGAGGCCCAGGAGTCGCTCGCGAAGTGCGCTGAAGCGATCCGCCAGCCCTGGATGACGCAGTCCCTCATCCCCCTCGTCCGCGAGAACCCGATGTTCGCCCAGTGGGCTGCCTCCCGCCCCGCTGCGGGGCGCTGGTTCCGCGACATCCTCGAGCGCCAGAGCTTCCTCGTCAGCGGCGATGCCGCCGAACCCAATGCCGAGCCCGGCACTGGCCGGTTCCCCCGCGTGGTGGCGCGGAGCCTCGGGCGCGTGGCGGTCACGGTCGGCGGGCGGCAGGTGAGCGACGAGCAGTGGGCCAGCGTCCGCGCGAAGGAGCTCTTCTTCCTCCTCCTGGCGCACCGCGATGGCATTCGCAAGGAGCAGGCGGTTGAGATGCTCTATCCCGAGCTGCCTCGGGAGAAGTGCAACTCCGCCTTCCACTCCAACCTCTACCGGGTCCGCCGGGCCCTCTACCAGGATTGCGTCGTCAAGCAGGACGGTGCGTATCTCCTGAACCCGGAGGGCCAGTTCGAATGGGACGTCGAGAAGTTCGAGGCTGCCGTCGAGCGGGCCCACCGGGCGCAGCCCGGCAGCAAGGAGCGGGCCCTCGCCTTCCAGGAGGCGCTCGAGCTCTACGAGGGTCCGTTTGCGGAGGTGTTCGAGTCAGAATGGGCGGCCGGCGTCCGCACGCGCCTGCACGAGGCCGCGCACGCTTCCCTTGCCGCCCTCGCCGGGTACTTCGCCGCGCGGAACGATTTCGAGTCCGCCGTTCTCTGCCTCGAACGCATCCTCCGCAACGATCGCTTCAACGAGGAGGCCGCCTACGAACTCGCCCGCTACCGGAGCCGCGCGGGGCAGGCGGTTCAGGCGCTGCACTTCATCGACCAGTACGCCGAGCTGTACGAGCAGGAGCTGGGCGAGCCCCTGCCCGAGCGCTTCTTCGAACTGCGCGCGGCCATCGCAGCCGGCGTAGCGGTGTAA
- a CDS encoding Flp family type IVb pilin has product MKRLATWLAACAASHAREEGQGLAEYALILALIALVCVAALATLGQAIANSPGFTVLPGSL; this is encoded by the coding sequence ATGAAACGACTCGCTACGTGGCTCGCTGCCTGCGCCGCTTCGCACGCCCGCGAAGAAGGGCAGGGACTGGCCGAGTACGCCCTCATCCTCGCCCTCATCGCCCTCGTGTGCGTCGCTGCCCTGGCGACGCTCGGCCAGGCCATCGCGAACTCCCCCGGGTTTACGGTGCTCCCCGGCTCCCTCTAG